The following proteins are encoded in a genomic region of Desulfonatronum thiodismutans:
- a CDS encoding phosphatidate cytidylyltransferase has product MPLTSHHKRLLTGLLPLPILLWILFSGGVPLLLLVMILAALGQWELYSMFWKQERPGWKLLGVVGGALFLLAAYLAPTAAPAALAGLFCLFGVLFLVNYSADPETASFPDVLLLFLGCCYLPLLLHFALGLAWPELLLVVAAAFLSDTAAYYTGSKLGRRHVWPSISPKKTWEGSAGGMAACVGACLIVGLAWGTASMSAFILLGVALNLAAQVGDFFESAVKRSQGVKDSGTLLPGHGGILDRIDSLLFVLPAYAALSLVYPFF; this is encoded by the coding sequence ATGCCCCTGACCTCGCACCACAAACGCCTGTTGACCGGGCTGCTTCCGTTGCCCATCCTGCTCTGGATTCTGTTTTCCGGCGGGGTGCCGCTGTTGCTTCTTGTGATGATCCTGGCCGCGCTGGGCCAATGGGAATTGTATTCCATGTTCTGGAAACAGGAGCGACCGGGGTGGAAACTGCTGGGCGTCGTCGGCGGGGCGCTTTTTCTGCTGGCCGCATACTTGGCGCCGACCGCCGCACCGGCGGCCCTGGCCGGGCTGTTCTGCCTGTTCGGCGTTCTGTTTCTGGTCAACTATAGCGCTGATCCCGAAACCGCGTCGTTTCCGGACGTGCTGCTGCTTTTTCTGGGCTGCTGCTATCTGCCCTTGCTGCTTCACTTCGCCCTGGGGCTGGCGTGGCCGGAACTGCTGCTGGTGGTGGCCGCGGCGTTTCTCTCCGACACGGCCGCCTATTACACCGGCTCCAAGTTGGGCCGCCGCCACGTCTGGCCGTCCATCAGTCCCAAGAAGACCTGGGAGGGCAGCGCCGGAGGCATGGCGGCCTGCGTTGGGGCCTGCCTGATCGTGGGGCTTGCCTGGGGTACGGCGAGCATGTCGGCGTTCATCCTCCTCGGCGTGGCCTTGAACCTGGCCGCTCAGGTGGGGGACTTTTTCGAATCCGCCGTGAAGCGCTCCCAGGGCGTCAAGGATTCCGGAACCCTGCTGCCCGGTCACGGCGGCATTCTGGACCGTAT
- the uppS gene encoding polyprenyl diphosphate synthase yields MSSLPRHIAIIMDGNGRWAEHHGLPRTEGHKAGTRSARKIVTQCRKLGIPHVTFYTFSKENWSRPREEVSFLFEMLQSYLKSEMDSLLERDIRLHVLGDWDELPFALRQILRHVCSKSSHCKSMVVNLALNYSGREEIVRACRKLVSQGIPAERITEQLLADNLDTAGQPDPDLIIRTSGEQRLSNFLLYQAAYSELVFTPVMWPDFDEDCLQAALDEYSRRSRRFGGLEQPAA; encoded by the coding sequence TTGTCCTCCCTCCCCCGGCATATCGCCATCATCATGGACGGCAACGGGCGGTGGGCCGAACACCACGGCCTGCCGCGCACCGAAGGCCATAAAGCCGGTACCCGCTCCGCCCGCAAGATCGTCACCCAGTGCCGCAAGCTCGGCATCCCGCATGTTACGTTCTATACGTTTTCCAAGGAGAACTGGTCCCGGCCCCGGGAGGAGGTCTCGTTTTTGTTCGAGATGCTCCAGTCTTATCTCAAGAGCGAGATGGACTCCCTGCTGGAGCGGGATATCCGGCTGCACGTGCTCGGAGACTGGGACGAACTCCCCTTTGCCCTGCGCCAGATCCTGCGGCACGTCTGCTCCAAGAGCAGCCACTGCAAGTCCATGGTCGTCAATCTGGCCCTGAACTATTCCGGCCGCGAAGAGATCGTCCGGGCCTGCCGGAAGCTCGTCAGCCAGGGCATACCCGCGGAGAGGATCACGGAACAACTCCTGGCCGACAATCTGGACACGGCCGGCCAGCCGGACCCGGACCTGATCATCCGGACCAGCGGGGAGCAGCGGCTGAGCAATTTTCTTCTGTATCAGGCCGCGTACAGCGAACTGGTCTTCACGCCGGTGATGTGGCCGGACTTTGACGAAGACTGCCTGCAAGCGGCCCTGGACGAGTATTCCAGACGTTCCCGACGGTTCGGGGGGCTGGAGCAACCCGCGGCCTGA